The following coding sequences are from one Arachis hypogaea cultivar Tifrunner chromosome 7, arahy.Tifrunner.gnm2.J5K5, whole genome shotgun sequence window:
- the LOC112703493 gene encoding major pollen allergen Ole e 10, which produces MAKVAALLSLMFLLSITSSMNVIKANGQKTWCVAKPSSDQATLLSNINYACSQVDCKILQKGCPCSTPESLINRASIAMNLYYQSRGRNHWNCDFRASGLVVVTDPSYGNCIYA; this is translated from the exons ATGGCTAAAGTTGCTGCTCTTCTTTCTCTCATGTTCTTATTGTCTATCACATCAA GTATGAATGTGATCAAGGCTAATGGGCAG AAAACATGGTGTGTGGCTAAACCTTCATCAGATCAAGCAACACTTTTGTCCAACATCAACTATGCATGCTCTCAAGTTGATTGCAAGATTCTGCAGAAAGGGTGTCCCTGTTCTACTCCTGAAAGTCTCATCAACCGTGCATCCATAGCCATGAATCTCTATTACCAATCAAGGGGAAGGAACCATTGGAACTGTGATTTCAGAGCCTCTGGCCTAGTTGTTGTTACTGACCCTA GTTATGGTAACTGCATTTATGCATAG